In the genome of Photobacterium sp. TY1-4, one region contains:
- the cydB gene encoding cytochrome d ubiquinol oxidase subunit II, with amino-acid sequence MFEYEVLRFIWWLLIGVLCIGFAITDGFDMGVGVLSKIIGKTDTERRVMINSIAPHWDGNQVWLITAGGALFAAWPLVYATAFSGFYLAMIVTLAALWLRPIGFDYRSKIENPQWREMWDKAIFVGSFVPPVIFGVAFGNLLQGVPFELSDLLIPTYKGTFFGLLNPFALLCGVISLLMIVTQGAAYLQMKTTAEIRGRARRVAMLTSLAMAACFVVAGFMAQSIEGYIITSEIVTNAPSNPLTKEVMRQTGALFANYDAYPLLWIAPALAVFMPLLTVLASRANRGALAFITSSLTMAGVVLTFGFALFPFIMPSSLVPNHSLTMWDATSSELTLNIMTAVAAVMVPIILAYTSWCYYKMFGRLDTQYIEDNKNSLY; translated from the coding sequence ATGTTTGAATATGAAGTATTGCGATTCATCTGGTGGTTACTGATCGGTGTGCTTTGCATCGGTTTCGCCATCACCGATGGATTTGATATGGGTGTGGGTGTGCTGTCTAAAATTATTGGTAAGACAGATACCGAGCGCCGCGTGATGATTAACTCGATCGCCCCGCACTGGGACGGGAACCAGGTATGGCTGATCACCGCCGGTGGTGCCCTGTTTGCAGCCTGGCCGCTGGTATACGCGACAGCGTTCTCCGGCTTCTACCTGGCGATGATTGTGACCCTGGCTGCGCTGTGGCTGCGTCCGATCGGTTTTGACTACCGCTCAAAAATTGAAAACCCGCAGTGGCGTGAAATGTGGGACAAAGCGATCTTTGTCGGCAGTTTTGTACCACCGGTGATCTTCGGGGTAGCCTTCGGTAACCTGCTGCAAGGCGTGCCGTTTGAACTGAGCGATCTGTTGATCCCGACCTATAAAGGCACCTTCTTCGGTCTGCTGAACCCGTTTGCCCTGCTGTGTGGCGTGATCAGCCTGCTGATGATTGTGACCCAAGGCGCCGCGTACCTGCAGATGAAAACGACGGCTGAGATCCGTGGGCGTGCGCGTCGCGTGGCGATGCTGACCTCGCTGGCGATGGCGGCCTGTTTCGTGGTGGCTGGTTTCATGGCGCAAAGCATCGAGGGGTACATCATTACTTCTGAGATCGTGACCAATGCACCGTCGAACCCACTGACCAAAGAAGTGATGCGTCAGACCGGGGCACTGTTTGCCAACTATGATGCGTACCCGCTGCTGTGGATTGCCCCGGCACTGGCTGTGTTCATGCCGCTGCTGACGGTACTGGCGTCTCGTGCCAACCGAGGCGCGCTGGCATTCATTACTTCCAGCCTGACCATGGCGGGTGTGGTGCTGACCTTCGGTTTCGCACTGTTCCCGTTCATCATGCCGTCAAGCCTGGTGCCAAACCACAGCCTGACCATGTGGGATGCGACGTCTTCTGAGCTGACGCTGAATATTATGACAGCGGTTGCGGCCGTGATGGTGCCCATTATCCTGGCGTACACCTCCTGGTGTTATTACAAGATGTTTGGTCGCCTGGATACGCAATACATCGAAGACAACAAGAACTCACTGTACTAA
- a CDS encoding cyd operon YbgE family protein, producing MSNLDHWVKLVHRPLNFSVLRMLGLLMSVVTAALVVWEPTLFAQAIGGFGPVISPALIWATCAAMVYGVGFVPVRWYWQLFFTPYAALPILAYILWLRLL from the coding sequence GTGAGTAATCTCGATCACTGGGTGAAGCTGGTGCACCGGCCGTTGAATTTCAGCGTGTTGCGGATGCTCGGGCTGTTGATGTCGGTTGTCACTGCGGCGTTGGTCGTGTGGGAGCCGACACTGTTCGCCCAGGCGATTGGCGGGTTCGGGCCGGTTATTTCACCGGCCCTGATTTGGGCAACGTGCGCTGCCATGGTTTACGGTGTCGGCTTTGTGCCGGTCCGTTGGTACTGGCAGCTGTTCTTCACTCCATATGCCGCACTGCCGATATTGGCTTATATCCTCTGGCTCCGGTTGCTCTGA
- a CDS encoding PotD/PotF family extracellular solute-binding protein: protein MTNYLKGVTALTLALSAFPLSAADKVLNVYNWAEYMPTEVLEAFEKQYQVTVNYSTFENNEGMYTKLKLLDNKGYDVVFASTYFIEKMAREGMLATIDKSKIPNLADVYPGLLKQEFDPSNDYSLPYVWGVTGIAYNTDMVKAGQVKGWRDLWAKDFALQVMLLDDVRDVFGMALKAQGHSINTRDESEIKQAYESLLQLRPNIIVYNSDAPHVPYVTGEANVGMQWNGNAYLAKQEMPELEFIYPTEGSILWMDNFIIPAGSENQDLAHEFINFIYQPENQAKLVEEYGFPAPNKKAKQFLPQAVQDNPTIFPPEEDINKGEFTNEVGDAIQIYQKYWQMLKS from the coding sequence ATGACAAATTATCTCAAAGGGGTGACCGCACTTACACTTGCATTATCCGCATTTCCTCTCTCGGCCGCAGATAAGGTGCTGAACGTTTACAACTGGGCGGAGTATATGCCGACCGAGGTGTTGGAAGCATTCGAGAAGCAATACCAGGTCACCGTGAACTATTCGACCTTTGAAAACAACGAAGGGATGTACACCAAGCTGAAGTTGCTGGATAACAAAGGCTATGATGTGGTGTTCGCGTCGACCTATTTTATTGAAAAAATGGCCCGCGAAGGGATGCTGGCAACAATCGACAAATCCAAGATCCCGAACCTGGCGGATGTCTACCCCGGCCTGCTGAAACAGGAATTTGACCCAAGCAATGACTATTCCCTGCCGTATGTCTGGGGCGTGACGGGCATTGCGTATAACACCGACATGGTCAAAGCCGGCCAAGTGAAAGGCTGGCGTGATTTGTGGGCCAAGGACTTTGCCCTGCAGGTGATGCTGCTCGATGACGTCCGGGATGTCTTCGGCATGGCGCTGAAAGCCCAGGGGCACAGCATCAATACCCGTGACGAGTCAGAAATTAAGCAAGCCTACGAGTCCCTGCTGCAACTACGCCCGAACATTATCGTCTACAACTCCGATGCCCCGCATGTCCCTTACGTGACCGGCGAAGCCAACGTCGGCATGCAGTGGAACGGCAACGCCTATCTCGCCAAGCAGGAAATGCCGGAACTGGAGTTTATCTATCCGACCGAGGGTTCGATCCTGTGGATGGACAATTTCATCATTCCGGCCGGCAGCGAGAATCAGGATCTGGCACACGAGTTCATCAACTTTATCTATCAGCCTGAAAATCAAGCAAAACTCGTCGAAGAGTACGGCTTCCCGGCCCCGAACAAAAAAGCCAAGCAATTCCTGCCGCAGGCTGTGCAGGACAACCCGACGATTTTCCCACCCGAGGAAGACATCAATAAAGGGGAATTCACCAACGAAGTCGGTGATGCCATCCAGATCTACCAGAAATACTGGCAGATGCTCAAAAGCTGA
- a CDS encoding NAD(P)/FAD-dependent oxidoreductase — MFKDSDYIQSYYQATVNPFPEQPSLDQSVEADVCIIGGGMTGLSAAIELRQKGYSVVVLESRRLAWGGSGRNGGQCLVGYCLGLREVDETYGPAWGKQLWDLSCEAVDIARERIERFNIDCDFRQGYIELALNSGQETELQSWLELKQSRYDYPSASWWDQSKIHQVAHTERYLGGLYDANSAHLHPLNYTLGLAQAAKDLGASLYEHSAAVKIEQGQPHVVHTAKGQVKARQVLLACNAYLDGLDRKAQSVVLPVASYIAVTEPLGERQPISNQMAMSDLNNCLDYYRPTADGRILFGGVNHPFNGEYADSMERLRQRLITVFPQLSDVKMDYHWGGLFAVTRSYMPHIAHLGKDIYVAHGYTGHGVGLTNIAGKVVAEAMAGQSERFDVFARIKQGWIPTPQVLRTPALALAIWKAKLEDALG, encoded by the coding sequence ATGTTCAAAGACAGTGATTATATCCAGAGCTATTATCAGGCGACGGTGAACCCGTTTCCCGAGCAACCTTCGCTTGATCAGAGCGTTGAAGCGGATGTGTGTATTATCGGCGGTGGCATGACCGGCCTGAGTGCGGCGATTGAATTGCGTCAGAAAGGGTATTCGGTAGTGGTGCTGGAGTCCCGCCGTCTGGCCTGGGGCGGCTCGGGCCGCAATGGCGGGCAGTGCCTGGTCGGCTATTGCCTGGGGCTGCGTGAGGTGGATGAGACCTACGGCCCGGCGTGGGGCAAGCAGTTGTGGGATCTGTCCTGTGAAGCGGTGGATATTGCCCGCGAGCGGATAGAACGTTTCAATATTGATTGTGATTTCCGCCAAGGCTATATCGAGCTGGCGCTGAACTCTGGCCAGGAAACCGAGCTTCAATCCTGGCTCGAGTTGAAACAGAGTCGTTATGACTATCCGAGTGCCAGTTGGTGGGATCAGTCAAAAATTCATCAAGTGGCGCACACCGAACGCTATCTGGGCGGGTTGTACGATGCCAACAGTGCTCATTTGCATCCGCTGAACTACACGCTGGGACTGGCGCAGGCCGCGAAAGACCTCGGGGCCTCGCTTTATGAGCACAGCGCGGCGGTCAAGATTGAACAAGGCCAGCCCCATGTGGTCCATACCGCCAAGGGGCAAGTGAAAGCCCGGCAGGTCCTGCTGGCGTGTAATGCTTATCTCGACGGTCTGGATCGCAAAGCGCAGAGTGTGGTGTTGCCGGTGGCTTCTTATATTGCGGTGACTGAGCCGCTGGGTGAGCGCCAGCCGATCAGCAATCAGATGGCGATGTCGGACTTGAATAACTGTCTGGACTATTACCGCCCGACGGCGGATGGCCGTATTCTGTTTGGCGGGGTAAATCATCCGTTTAACGGCGAATATGCAGACTCGATGGAGCGCTTGCGCCAACGGTTGATCACTGTGTTCCCGCAGTTGTCGGATGTCAAAATGGACTATCACTGGGGCGGCCTGTTTGCCGTGACCCGCTCTTACATGCCGCACATTGCGCATCTGGGGAAAGATATCTACGTTGCACACGGCTATACCGGGCATGGCGTCGGGCTGACCAATATTGCCGGGAAAGTTGTGGCGGAAGCGATGGCGGGTCAGTCAGAGCGCTTTGATGTATTTGCTCGGATCAAGCAAGGTTGGATCCCAACCCCGCAAGTGCTGCGGACACCGGCGTTGGCGCTGGCGATCTGGAAAGCCAAACTGGAAGATGCGCTGGGCTGA
- the tolR gene encoding protein TolR — protein sequence MAYQPKKRKMTAEINVVPYIDVMLVLLIIFMVTAPFVTQGVDVELPATQSAKTAAELMGDDNSGSPIIVEVDRDGNLGLSVNNTDMVRGLPLNDLLTRIRAELQLNPGSPVLVGGDGRVPYSFIVETLDALNQAGVGSVGLMTEPLEQ from the coding sequence ATGGCTTATCAACCAAAAAAGCGCAAAATGACCGCGGAAATCAACGTGGTGCCATATATTGACGTCATGCTGGTACTGCTGATCATCTTCATGGTCACGGCACCATTCGTGACGCAGGGCGTAGATGTCGAATTGCCGGCCACCCAGAGTGCGAAAACTGCAGCGGAGCTGATGGGCGATGACAACAGCGGCTCGCCGATCATTGTCGAGGTAGACCGTGACGGCAATCTGGGCCTGAGTGTCAACAATACCGATATGGTGCGTGGTTTACCGCTCAACGATCTGCTGACCCGGATCCGGGCTGAGCTACAGCTGAATCCGGGCTCACCGGTGCTGGTCGGCGGGGATGGCCGTGTGCCGTATTCGTTTATCGTCGAGACCCTGGATGCCCTGAATCAGGCCGGGGTCGGTTCGGTGGGTCTGATGACGGAACCTTTGGAGCAGTAG
- a CDS encoding flavin monoamine oxidase family protein, whose amino-acid sequence MTDVTSLADELHGLLPYEQDEISQAYMHYLQHGLPGTQVVPKNILIVGCGIAGMVSATLLKQAGHNVTIVEAANRVGGRIKTFRNTPEKRYFEDDNLTGEAGAMRIPDMHKLVQFLIEDTGVDKQLFLNRAISKIDATSDKLTHPLRDNDGNVDLSNLPATGNNLIHVNYAHTTRAEYEHSEDVSQLLNYALKDEENRQASQLLEAAIGELRREVAEDPKSAWPRIIQRYGEYSMRRFLKEKLPDLSENAIEMIGVLENLESRMSYSFIQSFIELAIITPDTPFWLIKGGTDKFTQAYFEKHRLDDITFLNQTLTNLYRCEQTGKVKITTEVSSEVNEQTTRDQEIAKMLANRSWDEAIVTIPFSSLRMVHIWPQMSQEKHKAIRELHYDAATKVLLEFRERFWETENQIYGGGSVTDLPNRFMYYPSERMGSGKGGVMLASYSWADDARKWDSMTEYERFCYALENVAITHAIHEPDADYATRRKAQQKIRDLCVFQPERYRHDQDRIVGAATVSWMNNPHAFGEAAIFYPGQLELLHHAIIRSEWADPQTQRPILHFAGEHASLKHAWIEGAIESAVNAALLVNEDPLPTLTPGVNA is encoded by the coding sequence ATGACTGACGTCACTTCCCTTGCAGATGAACTCCACGGCCTGCTCCCCTATGAACAGGATGAGATCAGCCAGGCCTACATGCACTACTTGCAACATGGCTTACCCGGCACCCAGGTGGTGCCGAAAAATATCCTGATCGTCGGATGCGGCATCGCCGGCATGGTGTCCGCCACGCTACTGAAACAGGCCGGACACAACGTCACCATTGTCGAAGCAGCCAACCGCGTCGGCGGACGGATCAAAACCTTCCGCAATACGCCGGAAAAACGCTACTTTGAGGATGACAACCTGACGGGTGAAGCCGGCGCCATGCGCATTCCGGATATGCACAAACTGGTGCAATTTCTGATAGAAGATACCGGCGTCGACAAGCAGCTGTTTCTCAATCGCGCCATATCCAAAATCGATGCCACCTCAGACAAACTCACCCATCCGCTGCGTGACAACGACGGCAATGTCGATTTAAGCAACCTGCCGGCGACCGGCAATAACCTCATTCATGTCAACTACGCCCATACCACCCGGGCCGAGTACGAGCACAGCGAAGATGTCAGCCAACTGCTGAACTACGCACTCAAGGACGAGGAAAACCGGCAAGCCAGCCAATTACTGGAGGCCGCGATCGGCGAGCTGCGTCGGGAAGTGGCCGAAGACCCCAAATCGGCCTGGCCGAGAATTATCCAGCGCTATGGCGAGTATTCCATGCGCCGCTTCCTGAAAGAGAAACTGCCGGATCTTTCGGAAAATGCCATTGAGATGATCGGGGTGCTGGAGAACCTCGAATCACGGATGTCCTACTCCTTCATTCAGAGCTTTATCGAGCTGGCCATCATTACCCCCGATACCCCCTTCTGGCTCATTAAGGGTGGGACGGACAAATTCACCCAGGCCTACTTTGAAAAACACCGTCTGGACGACATCACCTTTCTCAACCAGACCCTGACCAACCTTTATCGCTGCGAGCAAACCGGCAAGGTCAAAATTACGACCGAAGTATCTTCGGAAGTGAACGAGCAAACCACGCGCGATCAAGAAATCGCGAAAATGCTGGCAAACCGCAGCTGGGATGAAGCCATTGTGACGATCCCGTTTTCCAGTTTGCGGATGGTGCACATCTGGCCGCAAATGAGCCAGGAAAAGCACAAGGCGATCCGGGAGCTGCACTATGATGCTGCGACCAAAGTGCTGCTAGAGTTTCGCGAGCGTTTCTGGGAAACAGAAAACCAGATTTACGGCGGCGGTTCAGTCACGGATCTGCCGAACCGATTCATGTACTACCCGAGTGAGCGCATGGGCTCCGGCAAAGGTGGCGTAATGCTGGCCAGCTACTCCTGGGCCGACGATGCCCGGAAATGGGATTCCATGACAGAGTACGAACGCTTCTGCTATGCACTGGAAAATGTCGCCATCACCCACGCCATTCATGAGCCGGATGCCGATTACGCCACCCGGCGCAAAGCCCAGCAGAAAATCCGGGATCTCTGTGTCTTTCAGCCCGAGCGCTATCGCCATGATCAGGACCGGATTGTCGGCGCCGCGACCGTTAGCTGGATGAACAACCCCCATGCCTTCGGCGAAGCCGCCATCTTCTATCCGGGACAACTGGAACTCCTGCACCACGCCATCATCCGTTCCGAATGGGCCGATCCCCAGACTCAGCGCCCAATCCTGCACTTTGCCGGCGAACATGCCTCGCTGAAACACGCCTGGATTGAAGGTGCTATTGAATCAGCGGTCAATGCCGCGCTGCTGGTCAATGAAGATCCGCTCCCGACACTGACCCCGGGGGTGAACGCATGA
- the cydA gene encoding cytochrome ubiquinol oxidase subunit I has product MFTDIVELSRLQFALTAMYHFLFVPLTLGMAFLLAIMESVYVMTGKQIYKDMTKFWGKLFAINFALGVATGLTMEFQFGTNWAYYSHYVGDIFGAPLAIEALVAFFLESTLVGLFFFGWDRLSKRQHLAVTWLVALGSNFSALWILIANGWMQNPVGAEFNFETMRMEMVSFAEVVFNPVAQVKFVHTVASGYVCGAMFIMGISAYYMLKGRDIPFARRSFAIAASFGMASILSVIVLGDESGYELGDVQKAKLAAIEAEWHTEEAPAAFTLFGLPNQEAMHTDYAIKIPYVMGIIATRSFDTEVTGLRDLKAEHEVRIRNGMVAYGLLEKLRAGEKTPENIAAFDAVKKDLGYGLLVKPYADNVVDATEADIAQAADDSIPTVWPLFWSFRIMVACGFLMLGIFAAAFVQTCRHKITEKPWVLKAALYGIPLPWIAIESGWFVAEYGRQPWAVGEILPVSMAASNLAASDIITSMVAIIALYTVFLIAELYLMIKFARLGPSSLKTGRYHFETTDAPHNVVTRQVEA; this is encoded by the coding sequence ATGTTCACTGATATCGTCGAACTATCGCGGTTACAGTTCGCATTAACTGCGATGTATCACTTTTTGTTCGTCCCATTGACTCTGGGGATGGCGTTCCTGCTTGCCATCATGGAGTCGGTCTATGTTATGACCGGAAAGCAAATCTACAAGGACATGACCAAGTTCTGGGGTAAGCTTTTTGCCATTAACTTTGCTCTGGGTGTGGCCACCGGCCTGACCATGGAGTTCCAGTTTGGTACAAACTGGGCATACTATTCCCACTATGTCGGGGATATCTTCGGCGCGCCGCTGGCGATCGAAGCCCTGGTTGCCTTCTTCCTTGAATCCACTCTGGTCGGCCTGTTCTTCTTTGGCTGGGACCGCCTGTCTAAACGTCAGCACCTTGCGGTGACTTGGCTGGTGGCGCTTGGCTCTAACTTCTCGGCCTTGTGGATCCTGATCGCGAATGGTTGGATGCAAAACCCGGTGGGCGCAGAGTTCAACTTTGAAACCATGCGTATGGAAATGGTGAGCTTTGCCGAAGTGGTCTTCAACCCGGTTGCCCAGGTGAAATTCGTTCACACCGTGGCTTCCGGTTATGTGTGTGGCGCGATGTTCATCATGGGGATCAGTGCTTACTACATGCTGAAAGGTCGTGATATCCCGTTTGCCCGCCGCTCTTTCGCGATTGCGGCATCTTTCGGGATGGCCTCGATCCTGTCTGTGATCGTGCTGGGTGACGAATCTGGCTACGAGCTGGGCGACGTGCAGAAAGCCAAACTGGCGGCGATTGAAGCTGAGTGGCACACCGAAGAAGCGCCGGCGGCATTTACCCTGTTTGGCCTGCCAAACCAGGAAGCCATGCACACCGATTACGCGATTAAGATCCCATACGTGATGGGGATTATTGCGACGCGTTCTTTCGATACCGAAGTGACCGGCCTGCGCGATCTGAAAGCGGAGCACGAAGTGCGTATCCGCAACGGGATGGTCGCTTACGGCCTGCTGGAAAAATTGCGTGCCGGTGAGAAAACGCCGGAAAACATCGCAGCCTTCGACGCGGTGAAGAAAGATCTGGGTTACGGCCTGTTGGTGAAGCCTTATGCTGATAACGTGGTTGATGCAACAGAAGCCGATATTGCTCAGGCTGCGGATGACTCAATCCCAACGGTTTGGCCGCTGTTCTGGAGCTTCCGGATCATGGTCGCCTGTGGCTTCCTGATGCTGGGTATTTTTGCTGCGGCGTTCGTCCAGACCTGCCGTCACAAAATCACCGAGAAGCCATGGGTTCTCAAAGCAGCGCTGTACGGTATTCCACTGCCTTGGATCGCGATCGAATCTGGTTGGTTTGTTGCCGAGTACGGCCGTCAGCCATGGGCTGTGGGTGAGATCCTGCCGGTATCTATGGCGGCATCGAATCTGGCTGCGTCTGACATCATTACCTCAATGGTGGCGATTATTGCACTGTACACCGTTTTCCTGATTGCTGAGCTGTACCTGATGATCAAATTCGCTCGTCTGGGTCCAAGCAGCCTGAAAACCGGCCGCTACCACTTTGAAACCACTGATGCCCCACACAATGTGGTGACGCGTCAGGTCGAAGCATAA
- the tolA gene encoding cell envelope integrity protein TolA: MKDNNYSAAVIISLLLHGLLIAALLWGTDFSMSKPQPQGNTIKAVVVDPALVNQQAQQIRQQREAAKKAEQDRLKRLEQQAEALEQQRLAEEKRLRELKANKLKAEKAAREAEAEQKRIAEAKRQAEQEKRRAQEEARQAEQERQAKLAAKRQAEEEARQAEVARQAKLAEKRKAEEEARKAEQERQAKLAAKRKAEEEARLAEEQRKAELAAKKKAEQERRKAEAARKEAERKAAEARELQRQQEAALNDMFAGLEAETEQRGGARGQFIEDETQRYAMIFQDLIQQKLLVDESFFGKECVIRMRLAANGLLLDASEVGGDGALCRASKAAVVKVSQFPMPEDAAVVEKLRNIRLTVSPQ; the protein is encoded by the coding sequence ATGAAAGATAACAATTACAGTGCTGCCGTCATTATTTCGTTACTTCTTCATGGTTTACTGATAGCGGCGCTGTTATGGGGAACGGATTTCTCCATGAGCAAGCCCCAGCCGCAAGGCAACACGATTAAGGCGGTGGTGGTGGACCCGGCGTTGGTCAACCAGCAGGCGCAGCAGATTCGTCAGCAGCGTGAAGCGGCCAAGAAAGCTGAACAAGATCGTCTGAAGCGACTGGAGCAACAGGCGGAAGCTCTGGAGCAGCAGCGACTGGCGGAAGAAAAGCGTCTGCGTGAGCTCAAAGCTAATAAGCTGAAAGCGGAAAAAGCGGCCCGTGAAGCGGAGGCCGAGCAGAAGCGGATCGCCGAAGCCAAGCGTCAGGCAGAGCAGGAAAAGCGTCGTGCCCAAGAAGAAGCCCGCCAGGCAGAGCAGGAACGACAAGCCAAGCTGGCAGCCAAGCGTCAGGCTGAAGAAGAAGCGCGTCAGGCCGAGGTTGCCCGTCAGGCAAAACTGGCCGAGAAGCGTAAAGCCGAAGAAGAAGCCCGCAAGGCCGAACAAGAACGTCAGGCGAAGCTGGCAGCGAAACGCAAAGCGGAAGAAGAAGCACGTTTGGCGGAAGAGCAACGCAAGGCTGAGCTGGCGGCGAAGAAAAAGGCCGAACAAGAGCGGCGTAAAGCAGAAGCGGCCCGAAAGGAAGCGGAGCGTAAAGCGGCGGAAGCCCGCGAACTTCAGCGCCAGCAGGAAGCGGCACTCAATGATATGTTTGCCGGCCTGGAAGCGGAAACCGAGCAGCGTGGTGGGGCCCGCGGTCAGTTTATCGAGGATGAAACCCAGCGTTACGCCATGATTTTCCAGGATCTGATCCAGCAGAAGCTCTTGGTGGATGAGAGCTTTTTCGGCAAAGAGTGTGTGATCCGGATGCGACTCGCTGCGAACGGATTACTGCTGGATGCTTCGGAAGTTGGTGGTGACGGCGCTCTGTGCCGGGCGTCAAAAGCTGCGGTGGTGAAAGTCAGCCAGTTCCCGATGCCGGAAGATGCGGCAGTGGTTGAGAAACTGCGTAATATTAGATTAACCGTAAGCCCGCAATGA
- the ybgC gene encoding tol-pal system-associated acyl-CoA thioesterase gives MTEENAFEWPITIYYEDTDLGGIVYHANYLKFFERARTELFRSHDVSLQALFAQQISFVVRHMDIDFHKGARLDDRLVVRTWPVKIRRASIEFCQVLVNNTGETLCKALVQVACVHPETMKPTQIPEYIKSEISK, from the coding sequence ATGACAGAAGAAAATGCCTTTGAATGGCCAATCACCATTTATTACGAAGATACCGATCTGGGTGGCATCGTTTACCACGCCAATTACTTAAAATTCTTTGAACGTGCCCGCACGGAACTCTTCCGGAGCCACGATGTCAGTTTACAGGCATTGTTTGCGCAGCAAATCAGCTTCGTGGTACGCCATATGGACATTGATTTTCATAAAGGTGCCCGGCTGGACGATCGTCTGGTTGTCCGGACCTGGCCGGTTAAAATCCGCCGCGCCTCCATCGAATTCTGTCAGGTTTTAGTAAACAATACTGGTGAAACCTTGTGTAAAGCATTGGTTCAGGTAGCCTGTGTCCATCCTGAAACGATGAAGCCAACCCAGATCCCAGAATATATTAAGTCGGAGATATCGAAGTGA
- the cydX gene encoding cytochrome bd-I oxidase subunit CydX, producing the protein MWYFAWILGVLLACSFGIINALWLETTENMDADSE; encoded by the coding sequence ATGTGGTATTTCGCTTGGATCCTGGGTGTGCTGCTGGCCTGCTCATTCGGCATCATCAATGCGCTGTGGTTGGAAACAACCGAAAACATGGATGCCGACAGTGAGTAA
- the tolQ gene encoding protein TolQ — translation MTAELSILDLFLQASLLVKIVMLILLGMSIVSWAMIVKRSQVLSHAAAKAERFEDRFWSGIDLSQLYQEVQARKDNLTGSEQIFYAGFKEFARLHRSNGKVPDAVMEGTGRAMRVALSREVDEMETNLPFLATVGSISPYIGLFGTVWGIMHAFIALGAVKQATLAMVAPGIAEALVATAMGLFAAIPAVMFYNRLTNKVTKLEHTYATFMEEFSSILHRQAFAAHQE, via the coding sequence GTGACTGCTGAACTGTCCATTTTAGATCTTTTTTTACAGGCGAGCCTGCTGGTAAAGATCGTGATGCTTATTTTGCTGGGTATGTCGATCGTCTCCTGGGCGATGATCGTGAAGCGCTCCCAGGTGCTGTCCCATGCGGCAGCCAAAGCAGAACGCTTTGAAGATCGCTTCTGGTCGGGTATTGATCTGTCTCAGTTATACCAGGAAGTACAGGCGAGAAAAGACAACCTGACCGGCTCTGAACAGATTTTTTACGCCGGCTTTAAAGAGTTTGCCCGCCTGCACCGTAGCAACGGCAAAGTGCCGGATGCGGTGATGGAAGGGACCGGCCGTGCCATGCGCGTTGCGCTGTCCCGCGAAGTCGATGAAATGGAAACCAACCTGCCGTTTCTGGCCACAGTGGGCTCGATCAGCCCTTACATCGGCCTGTTCGGCACGGTCTGGGGGATCATGCACGCCTTTATCGCCCTGGGGGCGGTGAAGCAAGCGACACTGGCGATGGTTGCCCCGGGGATTGCGGAAGCGCTGGTCGCGACGGCGATGGGTCTGTTTGCCGCGATTCCGGCGGTGATGTTCTACAACCGCTTGACCAACAAGGTGACCAAGCTCGAACATACCTACGCCACCTTTATGGAAGAGTTTTCCAGCATTTTGCACCGCCAGGCTTTTGCTGCACATCAGGAGTAA